The following are encoded together in the Tepidiforma bonchosmolovskayae genome:
- a CDS encoding PIN domain-containing protein, giving the protein MAEQYAARDTRTGLEVAVTGEFPAHPDDRIRIARTTTLFTRLMSTILSTPNETERRERFIAIETQLELADALIRQDMEEVQRLMRQTLERMGITPEQMDEMARKILEQLRERGDFDFPPGLDS; this is encoded by the coding sequence ATGGCTGAGCAGTACGCAGCGCGTGATACGCGGACGGGGCTGGAGGTCGCGGTGACGGGGGAGTTCCCGGCGCACCCGGACGACCGGATCCGGATTGCGCGGACGACGACGCTGTTCACGCGGCTGATGTCGACGATCCTTTCGACGCCGAACGAGACGGAGCGGCGGGAGCGGTTCATCGCGATTGAGACGCAGCTGGAGCTGGCGGATGCGCTCATCCGGCAGGACATGGAGGAGGTGCAGCGGCTGATGCGGCAGACGCTGGAACGGATGGGGATTACGCCGGAGCAGATGGACGAGATGGCGCGGAAGATCCTGGAGCAGCTGCGGGAGCGGGGCGACTTCGATTTTCCGCCGGGGCTCGATTCGTAA
- a CDS encoding single-stranded DNA-binding protein, giving the protein MAGLNKILLIGNAGRDAELRYLASGTPQAQFSLAVNNRRKNQQTGDWEDQTEWFNIVVWGDTAERISQYITKGKQVFVEGRVQTRTWEDDQGQKHYRTEVIAQSIQLLGGPRDQAGDEWSNGGSARGRGTGFEPGYDRPRGGSAREDIDVDDLPFE; this is encoded by the coding sequence ATGGCGGGACTGAACAAAATCCTCCTCATCGGGAATGCCGGCCGCGATGCCGAGCTCCGCTACCTCGCCTCCGGCACGCCGCAGGCCCAGTTCAGCCTCGCCGTGAACAACCGCCGCAAGAACCAGCAGACCGGCGACTGGGAAGACCAGACCGAATGGTTCAACATCGTCGTCTGGGGCGATACCGCCGAGCGCATCTCCCAGTACATCACCAAGGGCAAGCAGGTCTTCGTCGAAGGCCGCGTCCAGACCCGCACCTGGGAAGATGACCAGGGCCAGAAGCACTACCGCACCGAGGTCATCGCCCAGTCCATCCAGCTCCTCGGCGGCCCCCGCGACCAGGCCGGCGACGAATGGAGCAACGGCGGCTCCGCCCGCGGCCGCGGCACCGGCTTCGAACCCGGCTACGACCGCCCCCGCGGCGGCTCCGCCCGCGAGGACATCGACGTCGACGACCTGCCGTTCGAATGA
- the rpsF gene encoding 30S ribosomal protein S6, with amino-acid sequence MREYELTVVYDLALQEAGGPDASAERLRQTVESRGARVLKIDHWGRRRMAYPIRHAIDADYVVSRIEAEPSDVSAIETALRIDERVYRHLIVRADELPAPPPPREPRETRSEAPAPAPAAEPAPAAEASAEAPAAASADDAPAAETPGEADAPAAEAAQP; translated from the coding sequence ATGAGGGAATACGAACTCACGGTCGTCTACGACCTCGCCCTGCAGGAGGCCGGCGGCCCCGACGCCTCCGCCGAGCGGCTCCGGCAAACTGTCGAATCGCGCGGCGCCCGCGTCCTCAAAATCGACCACTGGGGCCGCCGCCGGATGGCCTACCCCATCCGCCACGCCATCGATGCCGACTACGTCGTCAGCCGCATCGAAGCCGAGCCCTCCGACGTCAGCGCCATTGAAACGGCCCTCCGCATCGATGAGCGCGTCTACCGCCACCTGATCGTCCGCGCCGACGAACTGCCCGCGCCGCCGCCGCCGCGCGAACCGCGCGAAACCCGCAGCGAAGCCCCGGCGCCTGCCCCTGCCGCCGAACCTGCACCCGCTGCCGAAGCCTCCGCCGAAGCCCCGGCCGCGGCGTCAGCCGATGACGCGCCGGCCGCCGAAACTCCCGGCGAAGCCGACGCGCCCGCGGCCGAAGCCGCCCAGCCCTAG
- a CDS encoding carotenoid oxygenase family protein, with the protein MAEERVTSPFLEGNFAPVREEVTAEDLPVIGELPEGLEGMFVRNGPNPQFDVIKNYHWFGGDGMLHGVRIKDGRVSYRNRYVQTEAYKREKAAGRALWGSGLGEPEFDNPNGPSRGNTGNTALVWHDGRLFALWEAGDPHHIKLPGLETLGTYNYNGRLLHAFTAHPKVDERTGEMLFFGYNMMGFDLARQGAKVPYLQYSVVSPEGEIVLTTPIDLPRGVMMHDFAVTEHYSIFMDLPLVFDMQRAMRGESPLYFNKDLPARFGILPRHATGDQVRWFEAPPCYVFHTLNAFEQGDEVVLDACRMKDVDLGALDSSIAPTPEDRRLVREDGNQVLYRWRFNLRTGALKEEALDDQTSDFPRVNDSLIAYPARYGYTARFEAGNGMPESDAIIKYDLHTGRHWVHYHGKGRYGGEGVFVPRPGATAEDDGFVVTYVYDHNTGGSEFVVINAQDMEAPPVARVPLPQRVPYGFHGAWISEQRIQAQK; encoded by the coding sequence ATGGCCGAAGAACGCGTCACCAGCCCCTTCCTCGAAGGCAACTTCGCGCCCGTCCGCGAAGAGGTCACCGCCGAAGACCTCCCAGTGATCGGCGAACTCCCCGAGGGCCTCGAAGGCATGTTCGTCCGCAACGGCCCCAACCCCCAGTTCGATGTCATCAAGAACTACCACTGGTTCGGTGGCGACGGCATGCTCCACGGCGTCCGCATCAAGGACGGCCGCGTCTCCTACCGCAACCGTTACGTCCAGACCGAAGCCTACAAGCGCGAAAAGGCCGCCGGCCGCGCGCTCTGGGGCAGCGGCCTCGGCGAGCCCGAGTTCGATAACCCCAACGGCCCCTCCCGCGGCAACACCGGCAACACCGCCCTCGTCTGGCACGATGGCCGCCTCTTCGCCCTCTGGGAAGCCGGCGACCCCCACCACATCAAGCTTCCCGGCCTCGAAACCCTCGGCACCTACAACTACAACGGCCGCCTGCTCCACGCCTTCACCGCCCACCCCAAGGTCGACGAGCGCACCGGCGAGATGCTCTTCTTCGGCTACAACATGATGGGCTTCGACCTCGCCAGGCAGGGCGCCAAAGTCCCCTACCTCCAGTACTCCGTCGTCAGCCCCGAAGGCGAAATCGTCCTCACCACGCCCATCGACCTCCCCCGCGGCGTCATGATGCACGACTTCGCCGTCACCGAGCACTACTCCATCTTCATGGACCTCCCCCTCGTCTTCGATATGCAGCGCGCCATGCGCGGCGAGTCGCCTCTCTACTTCAACAAAGACCTCCCCGCCCGCTTCGGCATCCTCCCCCGCCACGCCACCGGCGACCAGGTCCGCTGGTTCGAAGCCCCGCCCTGCTACGTCTTCCACACCCTCAACGCCTTCGAACAGGGCGACGAAGTCGTCCTCGACGCCTGCCGCATGAAGGACGTCGACCTCGGCGCCCTCGACTCCTCCATCGCCCCAACCCCCGAAGACCGCCGCCTCGTCCGCGAAGACGGCAATCAGGTCCTCTACCGCTGGCGCTTTAACCTCCGCACCGGCGCCCTCAAGGAGGAAGCCCTCGACGACCAGACCTCCGACTTCCCCCGCGTCAACGACTCCCTTATCGCCTACCCCGCCCGCTACGGCTACACCGCCCGCTTCGAAGCCGGCAACGGCATGCCCGAGTCCGACGCCATCATCAAATACGACCTCCACACCGGCCGCCACTGGGTCCACTATCACGGCAAGGGCCGCTACGGCGGCGAAGGCGTCTTCGTCCCGCGCCCCGGCGCGACCGCCGAGGACGACGGCTTCGTCGTGACCTACGTCTACGACCACAACACCGGCGGCTCCGAATTCGTCGTTATCAATGCCCAGGACATGGAGGCCCCGCCCGTCGCCCGCGTGCCGCTTCCCCAGCGCGTCCCCTACGGCTTCCACGGCGCCTGGATCAGCGAGCAGCGCATCCAGGCCCAGAAGTAG
- a CDS encoding crotonase/enoyl-CoA hydratase family protein produces MSVHYETDGPIVVVTIDRPEVRNAVDRATAAELAAAFRRFEADDALAVAILTGAGGTFCAGADLKAVASGGGNVVREEGDGPMGPTRMRLSKPVIAAVEGHAVAGGLELALWCDLRVAARDAVFGVYCRRWGVPLIDGGTVRLPRLIGESHAMDLILTGRGVSGEEARMMGLANRLVEPGQALEAAKELARQLAAFPQRCLRSDRQSAREQWDLAFEEAMRNETRLGMAVIASGETQEGAARFAGGAGRHGSFAEFGGSG; encoded by the coding sequence ATGTCTGTCCACTACGAGACTGACGGGCCGATTGTGGTCGTGACGATTGACCGGCCGGAGGTGCGGAATGCGGTCGACCGGGCGACGGCGGCGGAGCTCGCCGCGGCGTTCCGGCGGTTCGAGGCGGATGATGCGCTGGCGGTCGCGATCCTGACCGGGGCGGGCGGCACGTTCTGCGCGGGAGCAGACCTGAAGGCGGTGGCGTCGGGCGGCGGGAACGTGGTACGGGAGGAGGGCGACGGGCCGATGGGACCGACGCGGATGCGCCTTTCGAAGCCGGTGATTGCAGCGGTGGAGGGGCACGCGGTGGCCGGGGGGCTGGAGCTGGCGCTCTGGTGCGACCTGCGGGTGGCGGCCCGGGACGCGGTTTTCGGGGTGTACTGCAGGCGGTGGGGCGTGCCGCTCATCGACGGGGGAACGGTGCGGCTGCCGCGGCTCATCGGCGAGAGCCATGCGATGGACCTGATCCTGACGGGGCGGGGCGTGAGCGGGGAGGAGGCGCGGATGATGGGACTCGCGAACCGGCTGGTGGAGCCGGGGCAGGCGCTGGAGGCGGCGAAGGAGCTGGCGCGCCAGCTGGCGGCGTTCCCGCAGCGGTGCCTGCGGAGCGACCGCCAATCGGCGCGGGAGCAGTGGGACCTGGCGTTCGAGGAGGCGATGCGGAATGAGACTCGGCTGGGGATGGCCGTGATCGCCTCGGGCGAGACGCAGGAGGGTGCCGCCCGGTTCGCGGGGGGCGCCGGGCGGCACGGTTCGTTCGCGGAGTTCGGCGGGAGCGGCTGA
- a CDS encoding peptidylprolyl isomerase, protein MARRERTTALPRPRPRESRAHARGGFYLTSEETLRLAILGGASLLLVIVLALIGWRWYDQNFRVPEKVILQVGDERFKLKYYADRLFPYAQSVSSSGINLGLAEQQLLTQLETEAIVNAIARERGITVTPDDVTNEIASQLGVPAGGAGTTFDTLYRQRLQSLTMSDANYRRWIEAQVYRKKLKDAILADIGDTTEMVTLRTIITTTEDEAKAVLNRIQAGEDMGTVAQTASKDLNSRQKDGIMDPEPPALLPEAVRAAIEGKSAGADIIGPVQLANGDWWIFRIEKRDPSATPSETQKSQLADLRINELIKEKRAAIPIKRSLSSSDIKWAEDHAN, encoded by the coding sequence ATGGCCCGACGCGAACGTACCACCGCACTCCCCCGCCCGCGGCCCCGCGAATCCCGGGCCCACGCCCGCGGAGGGTTCTACCTCACCAGCGAGGAAACCCTCCGCCTCGCCATCCTCGGCGGCGCCTCCCTCCTCCTCGTCATCGTCCTCGCCCTCATCGGCTGGCGCTGGTACGACCAGAACTTCCGCGTCCCCGAGAAAGTCATCCTCCAGGTCGGCGATGAGCGCTTCAAACTCAAGTACTACGCCGACCGCCTCTTCCCCTACGCCCAGTCCGTCTCCAGCTCCGGCATCAACCTCGGACTCGCCGAGCAGCAGCTCCTCACCCAGCTCGAAACCGAAGCGATCGTCAATGCCATCGCCCGCGAGCGCGGCATCACCGTCACCCCCGACGACGTGACCAACGAGATCGCCAGCCAGCTCGGCGTGCCGGCCGGCGGCGCCGGCACCACCTTCGATACCCTCTATCGCCAGCGCCTCCAGTCGCTCACCATGAGCGACGCCAACTACCGCCGCTGGATCGAAGCGCAGGTCTACCGCAAGAAACTGAAGGACGCCATCCTCGCCGATATCGGCGATACCACCGAGATGGTCACCCTGCGCACCATCATCACCACCACCGAAGACGAGGCCAAAGCCGTACTCAACCGCATCCAGGCCGGCGAAGACATGGGTACCGTCGCCCAGACCGCCTCCAAAGACCTCAACTCCCGCCAGAAAGACGGCATCATGGACCCCGAGCCCCCCGCGCTCCTTCCCGAGGCCGTCCGCGCTGCCATCGAAGGCAAGAGCGCCGGCGCCGATATCATCGGCCCCGTCCAGCTCGCCAACGGCGACTGGTGGATCTTCCGCATCGAAAAGCGCGACCCCAGCGCCACTCCTTCGGAAACCCAGAAGTCCCAGCTCGCCGACCTCCGCATCAACGAGCTCATCAAAGAAAAGCGCGCCGCAATCCCCATCAAGCGCAGCCTTTCCAGCAGCGACATCAAGTGGGCGGAGGACCATGCCAACTGA
- a CDS encoding class I SAM-dependent methyltransferase: MPAAHPALQRLADDYAAWWIDLLGEHNHVGGIETTRWLLQRSGLGPGRRMLDAGAFVGATARLAAEQTGCIAIATDINPDFLAAGRDLPGGSAVRWVAADNRRLPFRDAAFDSIWALDTEIAYHEFNRVAAPGATLCLCCEAPSDSRGGLDAFIEDWERAGWQLAAHRPLSAEAAHTWRVAEAELVRRRPYFEERYGTRTYLRQLDAVAYLVQAYERGEQGHALFVFRRAR; the protein is encoded by the coding sequence GTGCCCGCCGCCCATCCGGCCCTCCAGCGCCTCGCCGACGACTACGCCGCCTGGTGGATCGACCTCCTCGGCGAGCACAACCACGTCGGCGGCATCGAAACCACCCGCTGGCTCCTCCAGCGCTCCGGCCTCGGCCCCGGCAGGCGGATGCTCGATGCCGGCGCCTTCGTCGGCGCAACCGCCCGCCTTGCCGCCGAACAGACCGGCTGCATCGCCATCGCAACCGACATCAACCCCGATTTCCTCGCCGCCGGCCGCGACCTCCCCGGCGGCAGCGCCGTCCGCTGGGTCGCCGCCGATAACCGCCGCCTGCCCTTCCGCGACGCCGCCTTCGACAGCATCTGGGCGCTCGACACCGAAATCGCCTACCACGAGTTCAACCGCGTCGCCGCGCCCGGCGCCACCCTCTGCCTCTGCTGCGAAGCCCCCTCCGATTCCCGCGGCGGCCTCGATGCCTTCATTGAAGACTGGGAGCGGGCCGGCTGGCAGCTCGCCGCCCACCGCCCCCTGAGCGCCGAGGCCGCCCACACCTGGCGCGTCGCCGAAGCCGAGCTCGTCCGCCGCCGCCCCTACTTCGAAGAGCGCTACGGCACCCGCACCTACCTCCGCCAGCTCGATGCTGTCGCCTACCTCGTCCAGGCCTACGAACGCGGCGAGCAGGGCCACGCCCTCTTCGTCTTCCGCCGGGCCCGCTAA
- a CDS encoding YceI family protein — protein MSASPATSTWVIDPAHSSIEFAVKHMVITTVRGTFSRFEADLDIDETDLARSRAAFRIDAASIDTRQPDRDNHLRSADFFDVANHPTITFTTTNIERTGAGTFRITGDLTIRGTTRPVTFDAEVHGPAKNPFGKTVVALSVTGKINRKDFGLTWNAPLEAGGWLVGDEVRINADFELVKNG, from the coding sequence ATGTCCGCTTCTCCCGCAACCAGCACCTGGGTCATCGACCCCGCCCACTCCTCCATCGAGTTCGCCGTCAAGCACATGGTCATCACCACCGTGCGCGGCACCTTCTCCCGGTTCGAAGCCGACCTCGATATCGACGAGACCGACCTCGCCCGCTCCCGGGCCGCCTTCCGCATCGATGCCGCCAGCATCGATACCCGCCAGCCCGACCGGGACAACCACCTCCGCTCCGCCGACTTCTTCGACGTCGCGAACCATCCGACCATCACGTTCACAACCACGAACATCGAGCGCACCGGCGCCGGCACGTTCCGCATCACCGGCGACCTCACCATTCGTGGCACCACCCGCCCGGTGACCTTTGACGCCGAAGTCCACGGCCCCGCAAAGAACCCCTTCGGCAAAACCGTGGTCGCCCTCAGCGTCACCGGCAAAATCAACCGCAAGGACTTCGGCCTCACCTGGAACGCGCCGCTCGAAGCCGGCGGCTGGCTCGTCGGCGATGAAGTCCGCATCAACGCCGACTTCGAGCTCGTCAAGAACGGCTGA
- a CDS encoding serine hydroxymethyltransferase has protein sequence MSILHRADPEVAAIIDDERTRQIESLEMIASENYASAAVLEATGSVFTNKYAEGYPGKRYYAGNQHSDRLEQLAIDRAKQLFGAEHANVQPTSGAEANMAAYLAFANPGDTIMGMELSQGGHLTHGSPVNFSGRLYRFVPYTVDRETETIDMAEVRRLALEHRPRIIVSGATAYPRTIDFAAFAEIAREAGAILMSDISHIAGLVAGGVHPSPVPYADIVTTTTHKTLRGPRGALALCKAEHADALDRGVFPGTQGGPHLHSIAAKAVAFGEALRPEFKAYAAQVVRNAAVLAEELMRAGIRLVSGGTDNHLILVDCNSVGISGLKAQNALQGAGIITNRNTIPYDQRSAYVTSGLRLGTPALTSRGMKEDEMRRVAAWIIRVLKDPDGEGVREAVRAEVAEFARAYPVPGITDAEPVAATA, from the coding sequence ATGTCCATCCTCCACCGCGCCGATCCCGAAGTTGCCGCCATCATCGACGACGAGCGCACCCGCCAAATCGAATCCCTCGAAATGATCGCGAGCGAGAACTACGCCTCCGCCGCCGTCCTCGAGGCCACCGGCTCCGTCTTTACCAACAAGTACGCCGAAGGCTACCCCGGCAAGCGCTACTACGCCGGCAATCAGCACAGCGACCGCCTCGAACAGCTCGCCATCGACCGCGCAAAGCAGCTCTTCGGCGCCGAGCACGCCAACGTCCAGCCTACCTCCGGCGCCGAGGCCAACATGGCCGCCTACCTCGCCTTCGCCAACCCCGGCGACACCATCATGGGCATGGAGCTCTCCCAGGGCGGCCACCTCACCCACGGCTCGCCCGTCAACTTCTCCGGCCGCCTCTACCGCTTCGTCCCCTACACCGTCGACCGCGAAACCGAAACCATCGACATGGCCGAAGTTCGCCGCCTCGCCCTCGAACACCGGCCGCGCATCATCGTCTCCGGCGCCACCGCCTACCCCCGCACCATCGACTTCGCCGCCTTCGCCGAAATCGCCCGCGAGGCCGGCGCCATCCTCATGTCTGACATCTCCCACATCGCCGGGCTTGTCGCGGGCGGCGTCCACCCCAGCCCCGTTCCCTACGCCGATATCGTGACCACCACCACCCACAAGACCCTTCGCGGCCCCCGCGGCGCCCTCGCGCTCTGCAAGGCCGAGCACGCCGATGCCCTCGACCGCGGCGTCTTCCCCGGCACCCAGGGCGGCCCCCACCTCCACTCCATCGCCGCCAAGGCCGTCGCCTTCGGCGAAGCCCTTCGGCCCGAGTTCAAAGCCTACGCCGCCCAGGTCGTCCGGAACGCCGCCGTCCTCGCCGAAGAGCTCATGCGCGCAGGCATCCGCCTCGTCTCCGGCGGCACCGACAACCACCTCATCCTCGTCGATTGCAACTCCGTCGGCATCAGCGGCCTCAAGGCCCAGAACGCCCTCCAGGGCGCCGGCATCATCACCAACCGCAACACCATCCCCTACGACCAGCGCTCCGCCTACGTCACCAGCGGCCTCCGCCTCGGCACCCCGGCCCTCACCAGCCGTGGCATGAAGGAAGACGAAATGCGCCGCGTCGCCGCCTGGATCATCCGCGTCCTCAAGGACCCCGACGGCGAAGGCGTCCGCGAAGCCGTCCGCGCCGAAGTCGCCGAGTTCGCCCGCGCCTACCCCGTCCCCGGCATTACCGACGCCGAACCGGTCGCGGCTACCGCCTAG
- the rpsR gene encoding 30S ribosomal protein S18, whose protein sequence is MTSEERTANPAPAEGERPARQQRPRYGSRRKVCRFCVEKMDGVDYKDIARLRMYISDRGKIEPRRKTGTCLKHQRLVATAIKRARHLALLPYTLEHIRKTGIFPIRG, encoded by the coding sequence ATGACTTCTGAAGAACGCACCGCCAATCCCGCACCCGCCGAAGGCGAGCGCCCCGCCCGCCAGCAGCGCCCCCGCTACGGCAGCCGGCGCAAGGTCTGCCGCTTCTGCGTCGAAAAGATGGACGGCGTCGACTACAAGGACATCGCCCGCCTCCGCATGTACATCTCCGACCGCGGCAAGATCGAACCGCGCCGCAAGACCGGCACCTGCCTCAAGCACCAGCGCCTCGTTGCGACTGCCATCAAGCGCGCGCGGCACCTCGCCCTCCTGCCCTACACCCTCGAACACATCCGCAAGACGGGCATCTTCCCCATCCGCGGGTAA
- a CDS encoding SDR family NAD(P)-dependent oxidoreductase produces MGLEGRVALVTGGGRGIGRAISLALAADGAAVAVNYRRDEEAARETVAEIERMGGRAKMYMASVDDFEQDRAMVEQVIADFGYIDILVNNAGIASRGLSVADTDPAELERVVRTHAFGPHYLSKLVLPSMRTRPRGDIIMISSVAARMLSANGGPYNMGKAAMEALAMTLYKEERRHNIRVNIVAPGLTETEMGSRLARATQGVQSLREIDQRSPFGRVCQPEDVAKVVRFLVSDDAFYLTGQRIEVDGGGTAALPNLF; encoded by the coding sequence ATGGGACTGGAAGGACGGGTTGCGCTCGTGACCGGCGGGGGCCGGGGGATTGGGCGGGCGATTTCGCTGGCGCTTGCGGCGGACGGCGCGGCGGTAGCGGTGAACTACCGGCGGGACGAAGAGGCCGCCCGGGAGACGGTGGCGGAGATCGAGCGGATGGGCGGCCGGGCGAAGATGTACATGGCCTCGGTGGATGATTTCGAGCAGGACCGGGCGATGGTGGAGCAGGTCATCGCCGATTTCGGGTACATCGACATCCTCGTGAACAACGCGGGGATTGCGAGCCGGGGGCTGAGCGTGGCGGACACGGACCCGGCGGAGCTGGAGCGGGTGGTGCGAACGCATGCGTTCGGGCCGCACTACCTTTCGAAGCTGGTGCTGCCGAGCATGCGGACGCGGCCGCGGGGCGACATCATCATGATTTCGAGCGTGGCGGCGCGGATGCTGAGCGCGAACGGCGGGCCGTACAACATGGGGAAGGCGGCGATGGAGGCGCTGGCGATGACGCTCTACAAGGAGGAGCGCCGGCACAACATCCGGGTGAACATCGTGGCGCCGGGCCTGACGGAGACGGAGATGGGGAGCCGGCTGGCGCGGGCGACGCAGGGGGTGCAGAGCCTGCGGGAGATCGACCAGCGGTCGCCGTTCGGGCGGGTGTGCCAGCCGGAGGATGTGGCGAAAGTGGTGCGCTTCCTGGTGAGCGATGACGCGTTCTACCTGACCGGGCAGCGGATCGAGGTGGACGGCGGGGGCACGGCGGCGCTGCCGAACCTGTTCTGA